The genomic window attgtTCGTTCATGTCATGGCATGGCATGTGCAAGTTATGGCCTAAGCTCATGAACCCACGTGACTGTATTCCTCTTTGTACATATTTTACATGTTAATCATGAgttttttatattagtttattcaaaattaaGTTCACATCAACCATATTGACGAGAATTTATATTATCTTGGACAAATATGTCAAACAATGACGAGACATAATTCcctaataaaaatatgtgaatCTACATTTCGATCTATCGTTATAGAAACAACCGACCACTTTGCTTTTTGTTATAGATATGTGTGATCTAAATCATATCGAGACAACCTcacaaatctcaaaatttagtaatataCGGTCGATAATACAGTGGACAAATTCTGGTTGGGTCGTATGCAACTAATAAACAGCATTGAACTCAAATCATATGAACATCAaccaaaattctcaaaatcaattttacgtgtttttattatttctttaattgGAAAATTCCTTATATGTTATACAACCCAACGACCACTATAATGCTCCTCACATGTAAAGATTATATGTCGTCACGGCCGATTTCTCCGCGTTTCATACAAAAAGGGGAACAATATCGTCatatttggaaattttgttaaatctgCGTAGTATAATTCGAATAATTCGTTCGTAGAAGTACCAACAAAGGTTACAAAAGCACATGAAAATTAtggaataatatattttgaagagATTCACTATATATCATGTCTACATAAAGCATCATAATCTTTGACcgatatatcatatatgatAAAATGATATTGATCGTCTATAACTGGAATAATAATTACGATTCACAATATGTTTTAGATTCATGAATTACTATTAATGAgaagttgacaaaaagaatatGTAGCTAACTAGCTATTAATGAGAAATTAGTTTTTCATTCTAAAATCCAAATGATGACCACTATTAGGCCTAATAGTCATTTCTTCAACCTGaaataaaaaagtattgaTTGACATGAAATGCTTGTAGGTTTCTAATTTATGTagcatatattttttctatttgtttttctgatcAAATATCGTAGCATATATCATATTTCTCTGGATGTAATATAACATGTAATTTTTTCCATCGTATAATGGATAGTTGTCGTAAACTAAACTTTAATTTATGTTGTTCGTTACGTTATGGACTAAACCTTCTGATTCAATATCTAAGCAAATCGAAAGTAGTTTTCATGTTATCGTTTGTTTTTATGTgtgtgtaaatatatatatggctaATATTTGTATACTGCGAAATGTAGAAATGTacatatgttatatattttcatgGATATAAACTTTCCTTGACATTACAGGagatagatatatagatagccattacaaattcaaatttggatTGAGTGCACTTAATGCTAGTAACActtatatccaaaaaaacaaaaaaaattggctaCAAATTCTCAGGgaaacatttataaataaaagataaaaaaataatatagttgatattaaaacccaaaaaaagaaagaaagaaagaatatttagtaatatcattatttaagaaaatgtaacaaccattttccaaaacaataaaaaacgattatatatatatatatatatatatatatatatatatatatatattattgtaaatgaaaaaaattggtaGGAAGATTTGCTTTGTCTTAACTTGGGGCGATGAATATACTTTCATCGTTCATCAGGTACACGGTCGGTCCATGAAACCCGGAAAACCCAGTTGGAGACAGTTCTCTTCCTCAAACTCTTGATCCTATCATGACTGCTTTTTGAAATCACTCTTCTACTATCTGTTGACTCTACGTACTCTTTGAGCCTCTTCATCGCCAAATCAAGCGTATCTTCACTCATGTTGGCgaaacaaaccctaaaccaaCCCGGTTCAGTACAATGGCACGATGAACCAGGTGAAATATTCAGCTTGACGTCATATACAATCTTCTTCCATAGCTCAAGTTCTGCTTCGAATGTGTTTGTGTCCAAAAGATGTCTCATGTCAACCCAACAGAACAAACCAGCGTTGCTTTTAAGACAAGTAATCCCTGCAGCTTCTAGACCGGACACGAGTTTCTTCTGACGAATCTTGAGTCTTTTCTGGTTTTCGTCGAGGTATGTACTTGTGAACTTCTTGTCTGAAAGCAATGCAGAGAGAAGGTACTGTGTTTGAGAAGACACGAGACCGAAACTTGACATTTTTGTTGCAGCGGAAACAACCATTTCGTCGTTGGAGTAAATTGCTCCTACGCGAAAACCTGGTAAACCGAGATCTTTGGAAAGACTATAAACAATATGAACTCGTTTGGAGACTTCGCTGTTCTCGAGGTTCTTGTCTTTTAAGACATCCATGACACTTACAAACTGTTCAAACCCAAAAACGGTACCTGAATAGATCTCGTCGCTTATGAGATGAATGTTTTTGGAAGTAATGAAGTCAACGAGAAGGTTAAGTTCTCTTCTGGTCAACATTGTGCCAAGAGGGTTAGACGGGTTGGTAACAAGAACTCCTTTGACCTTAAGATCAAGCTTTTGAGCTTGTTGATAAGCTTGTTGAAGAGCTGACTCTGTTATTTGGAACCCATTAGAGCTTGAGCAATGAATAGGTACGATCTCTGCTCCCGTTCTCCATTTCAAGTCTCTATCGAATCTGTATGCATAAGCGAATCAAATACTATCAGCTCAGGTTTCTTGTGAGGcaagtaattaaataaaaaaacctaaaaaattaCCCTGGATAGTAAGGAGTTGGTAAAAGGAAAGCGTCCCCGGGTTCGGCGAGACAAAACATGAGAGTTTCGTTGGCAGATGTTGAACCAGCAGCTAGGACAATCTTGCTTGGATCAAATGTTACTCTATTTCCTCTGATTTCCTCCATAAACTCTGCCAAAGCCTATAGATAAATAAACCCTATTAAGTTAGTTACTCGCTTCTTGATCGAGTTACTTATGAAggtgaaaaaaaattaattacttaCTTTCTTGAATTCGGGTAGGCCATGATAGTCTTGAAAGAGAGCAAGCTCTTTGAAAATGGATTGGCCGTCCTTTTTTAGTCCGGCTGCGTCCGGATTCTTAGCTAACCATGTCTCTATGAGATCAAAACATAGCTGCATGCATATTAAAAACATCGTATTAAACACccaaaaatatacaataattaaaGATTGGTCGATTGGTCGAAAACTCGTAGTTATAGTTACCTGATTTTCGGCAAGACCCATTTGAATAATCCCATTAGGGTTCTTGATTTCGTCGTAAGGGTTCTTCTCGTATTCTTCCCATCCCAAGAAGTAGGAAGAGTCTTGTCCATGAGCATTGCTTGTCACTTTTCTCGAcagttgtttcattttttgatataaaaatcaaaaagaatgTTTGGTTTATTGAAAGATGACTAATGAAGAATGGGAGAACGGTAAATGAGAGAGATATGTTGAATTAGGTTTTAGTTAGTTGGTGAAGACTGAAGAGTGAGATGTGGAATGTGGTTGCTTGTGggagctatatatatatatacttccgTTTTTTACTTGACGTCACGTAGCTAGTAATTTATTAGTAATCATTTATCGTcagttagtatatattttgctaatcttatactaCAAATCTAAAGAAAATCTCTCTTCCTATCTCTATATAAAGTTAAATTGAAAAAGACTCAAcaattatttcaaattttgaagtatGTGTGAAATTGGgttaattaaaaacagaagTAGACTAAAAcgttataaaattttagagGAAGTAGAATAATATTGTTTAACCctcactatatatattattacacaAACACATGAGAGATATAAAGAAAAcgataataatgataattggATAGGTGAAGTAGaatagagaaaagagaaagcttGACACATagttaaacaaaacaaaattagttttgtcCATAAAACGCGTTTTCGGTCACCGCCCATACATACATGACAATGAATTAGCGaccaaaacaatacaaaatctatttttagATCGAATGTCATGATATTGTGTTGGGGATTTCACCAATTGTGTTTCGGGAGTTATCTGAGATGTTTATGATTATTACTGCGGTTATGCTTATAATACAAAACTAGTGGACATTAGAGATAttaaatctgaagaaaaagTGGCCGccaaattgaaaataaatagtaaattttGATTGGGAGTTTTGGGAATTTGAATATCTCCGAAGCCAGTAAGACTAAGCTTAGAAAAAATTTTAAGATCCATTTCGGATTTGGACATTTAGATCCGAACTCGATAATTTCATGATCATGCCACTAGGGTTAATCAGACACAAGgtccaaattaaaaaaaaaagtgtattaTTCACAATTTCTGGTTATGAATCTTTTGATTTAAAGATGTTATTGTTtctaatttacaatttttttttgacgattttaataaaagcatacaaaataaagaatagaAAGATTCTAAATTATTGTTAGATCTAGAGAGTTTTCTATAAtcttgttgattagttttCCACAATCTTATAAAGTTTTCCAAATaatctttctattttaatgatatttttgatgactttattttgtaaaggaaaatatcaaaagttataaactaataacataataatttaattcattaataatcataaattcttttattttaattgaataacacaaaaatttTATTGACTTTCTAAAAGTATGAATCAAATAACTGCATGAAAATTTTAGATCgcattttacaaattttaaactaatacactagattttaataaacttttaaaaaattttaactGAATAACAACAGATTCTATATAAcatttaaatcacaaaaactcTATTTAATTCGCACACAAATAACATCCCACTGTATATATCATCACGTGCTTgcccaaaaaaattaaaaaataaacgaGCCCATAATAAATGGGCCTTGAACAGATTCTAAGCCCAAGTCAATTAACGAAAAATAAGAGACGAAACGAAAACTTATGACTTTGTTTACCAGTCTTCTTCTGAAAACAGAACTTGCAAATGCGAGAAACATACAATCTCTGAGGTTCACTTGTCACTATTAGATGAATCAGACGCCATGGAAGTTCAAAACTTTTCGAGACCTTCTACTGAAATCTGTAGCGGAGAGAGATCTCTTCACTGGGAAATCACTTCACGCGCTCTACGTGAAATCCATTGTAGCTTCGTCCACTTATCTCTCAAATCACTTCGTGAATCTCTACTCCAAATGTGGTCGCCTTTCCTACGCACGAGCCGCGTTCTACTCCACGGAAGAACCCAATGTCTTCTCTTACAATGTAATTGTCAAAGCTTACGCGAAAGATTCGAAAATCCATATTGCACGCCAGTTGTTCGACGAAATTCCCCAACCAGACACTGTCTCTTACAATACTCTTATCTCGGGGTACGCTGATGCTAGAGAAACTTTTGCCGCAATGGTTCTGTTTAAGAGAATGAGAAAATTGGGATTTGAGGTTGATGGGTTTACGTTATCAGGGTTGATAGCAGCTTGTTGTGACCGTGTTGATTTGATAAAGCAGCTTCACTGTTTCTCTGTCTCGGGAGGGTTTGATTCGTACTCGTCTGTGAATAACGCGTTTGTTACGTATTATAGTAAAGGCGGGCTTTTGAGAGAGGCGGTATCGGTGTTTTATGGGATGGATGAATTAAGAGATGAAGTTTCGTGGAATTCGATGATTGTGGCTTATGGGCAGCACAAGGAAGGAGCAAAGGCATTAGCTTTGTATAAAGAAATGATCTTTAAAGGATTCAAGATTGATATGTTTACATTGGCAAGTGTTTTAAATGCTCTCACTAGCTTGGATCATTTGATCGGTGGCCGTCAGTTCCACGGTAAGCTGATCAAGGCTGGATTTCACCAGAACTCACATGTGGGAAgtggtttgattgatttttacTCAAAATGCGGGGGTTGTGATGGTATGTATGATAGTGAGAAGGTATTTCAAGAGATTCTATCGCCGGATTTGGTTGTTTGGAATACGATGATTTCTGGATATTCAATGAACGAGGAACTCTCTGAAGAAGCTGTGAAGAGTTTTAGACAGATGCAACGTATTGGACATAGACCTGATGATTGCAGTTTTGTCTGTGTCACAAGCGCTTGCTCGAAtctctcctctccttctcAGTGCAAGCAGATTCATGGCTTGGCGATCAAATCTCACATCCCTTCGAATAGAATCTCTGTGAACAACGCGTTGATTTCGTTGTATTACAAAAGCGGAAACCTGCAAGACGCAAGGTGGGTATTTGATAGAATGCCGGAACTTAATGCGGTATCTTTCAATTGTATGATCAAAGGTTATGCGCAGCACGGGCATGGAACAGAAGCTTTGCTTTTATACCAACGGATGCTGGACTCGGGTATTGCGCCTAACAAGATAACCTTTGTAGCCGTTCTTTCTGCTTGTGCGCACTGTGGTAAGGTCGACGAGGGTCAGGAGTACTTCAACACCATGAAGGAGACGTTCAAGATCGAACCAGAGGCTGAGCACTATTCTTGTATGATTGATCTTTTAGGCCGAGCAGGGAAGCTAGAAGAGGCAGAGAGATTCATAGATGCAATGCCTTATAAGCCAGGCTCTGTTGCTTGGGCTGCTTTGCTCGGGGCTTGTaggaaacacaaaaacatgGCTCTTGCAGAGAGAGCAGCTAATGAGCTTATGGTGATGCAACCATTAGCTGCCACGCCATATGTGATGCTAGCAAACATGTATGCAGATGCCAGGAAATGGGAAGAGATGGCCTCGGTGAGGAAATCAATGAGGGGGAAAAGGATAAGGAAGAAACCGGGATGTAGTTGGATcgaagtgaagaagaaaaagcatgTATTCGTCGCAGAAGATTGGTCTCATCCGATGATACGAGAAGTGAATGAATATCTagaggagatgatgaagaagatgaagaaagttgGGTATGTGATGGATAAGAAATGGGCAATGGTAAAAGAGGATGAAGCAGGCGAAGGGGACGAAGAAATGCGGTTAGGACATCACAGCGAGAAGCTAGCGGTGGCTTTTGGGTTGATGTCGActagagatggagaagaattAGTTGTAGTTAAGAATTTGAGGATATGTGGGGATTGTCACAATGCTATCAAGTTTATGTCTGCGGTTGCAGGTAGAGAGATCATTGTAAGAGATAACCTTCGGTTTCATTGCTTCAAAGATGGCAAGTGTTCATGTGGGGATTATTGGTGATaataattatgatttaatTGAATAGGAAAAATTGTGTTGGCGGATACAACATTGAAGGATAAAAACTGACCTGTTACAAAATACAAGGAGAAATATCGATTacgctatttttttttttcgcgTGCGGCTCTACGTGTAAATATGCTTTGGTGTGGAACCAGTAGGCTTTGGTGGTGGCTGGTTAATGTAATGGCTTGAGGTGGAAGACTTGGCAGGCTGGTTTGTATAATCCTTTGGAAACAGCCTGTTCGAACTTCTTGCTTGGTGCATCGTTTTCTTCTAAGTTTGTCTGGACGAAAAAGCGGTTCCACCACGATGCGCTACGCATTTTAGCCtgccaacaaaaataagagtGCAAGTATTAAGTCTTGTACTTGTAGTCTCTATCTTGAAAAACTTTGTGAAAGATTGGTAACTGTCATTTAAGCATGTGTTTAACTCTACAGTCTACACAGTGTTTTAATCATAAAGAGATGCTAATGACTAACTACATAAACTAAGCTAATGCCATTAAACACTAACGATGAAAGGTGGATTCATATTTAATCATCAGGATTCAGGAGAACAGGGTATATAGTAAACTTACGGGTCGGCCGAATTTAGAGAGTTCAGCAACTTTAGCTCTCTGCTGACCAGGGAGACCTAGAGCAGTTGAAGTTCAAGAattagaaaccaaaacttGAAAGACATTTATTAGCAACCCTTTTTCTCAAGTTTTATGATAGTTTACCTGCAAAAAGAACCACACCGTCTGAAGCCACCCTTGCGAGTTCAGGAACGGTCTTGTTCAGGTACTTGGGTGAGAGATAATCCAGAGCATCTGACACAATCACAAGAGAGAAGGATTTTGCCCGGTAGGGCAGAGGAAACTTGATATCAGCAACACGTACAAGACCTTTGCTCACAAAACTCTTGCAGTGAGAATCTGCATCCTCAATATCATATGGTTCAACACCCCATGCTtcagtctcttcttctttcaatagACTGGAAACCACTGAGCATGTGTCAGGGCCCACATGCAAGACTTTGCGCATGCCATCTCCATAAGCCTTCTTAAGTACAGGAATGGCTCTTTGGACTTCTGCTGTGCAAGAATAGTCACCTGAGAATTCATAACAaattggacaaaaaaaatatcaaacccGAGTGTCAAGCATTTGAATGGATTAAACTGCTGATAAATTGATCGATGCGGATAAAGGTATTAACTTAAGCACATGTACTGAACAATGAGAAACAAGGATTACCTGTAACTTTGCTAACTTCTTTGATACTTTTAAATATACCTGTGTTcgagaaaaaatgaaagcGATGAGAAAAATCTCTAGTAGAGCTATACATAATGCAAAAAGAGCTATCATATACATTACCTGGACCACTGTAAGCATAACCAATGAGAAGACAAGCCCCCTAGAAATTATAAacatacaaaacaacaatagaTTTCAATTAGAACCATACCATTCATCTCCCAGGAATCGAATCAGTCAAGGAAGACAATGAAATACACAAACCATACCACAAGAACAAGGCAAATAGATAGTAGTGGAGAAGATCGAGACTTTGAGTGTAAAGCTCCTGCAAAAGGGAAGCTTCCACCATCGCCAACACGTCTTGTTGAACCTACTTGCCGTCTCGCCATAACTAAAATCCCAGCAAGCTCAAGCTATTAGATCTACACATCAAACACTAAATTGGATTAATTTGTATCCTTTTTTAGAATTAACATTCATAGAACAACACTAAGCAAAATGAACAAATCAACGTGGAATAAAACACCATTCTCAAGCAAACCAAACACAGAAATCGACAAAACTAAGCTAATTAATTCTCCAATTCACAGATCCAACATAACCATCGACGAAACAAACACATAACCTTAAAATCTATTAGATCCCACAACAAATTAGCTGCGTTTCGTTCTACATTAACAATGAATTTCACCAGAAACAAATCCAATTACAGATTGATCCATGAAACAGCTCGCAGAACGGTAGACGAAGGAAACCCAAAtcgagaagaggaagaagaagaaggaagaaatcGAAATCTACCTTGGATCAATGAAATAATGAGGGTTTGGATCTAAGATCTGAGATCCGAGAAAATGAGCACTTTATCAATAAACACACCTCACACTTGAATTTactaaaggaagaagaagcttcgaAGTGTTAATATCACTGCTTCAATATCGCTATCTACTTATTTATACCTGCCTCTACAAAGCGCGTATGGCTACGAGTCTATGACGCGCTGTTACGAAAACGACAGCGTTTTAAGTCCATTTATTAATCAGAATACCAACAAACTTCTTGCCGTTTTTTACACACGTACAAGTTTCAAAACGACACGCACTTCTCTGATTCCGTGGtacaaaaaaaggaacataGAAGCAGAAGACAAAACCATTGTTTCGTTTCTTCTTATATTCTCAACGTTGATCTAACGGGATTAATCTctcctcttcatcatcgttACGAGGTGGCCTCCATTTACGCTTATGAAGCTCACTCCTTTCGACTATAGTCGGAGActtgagcttcttctctttcattttgtcATCAATAAGATACAGCAACTCCTTCAAACCAACTCCGGTTAATGCAGAAACTCTAACATCTGGTCCTTTCTTATTTGCAGCATCTACTTTAGCAACTTCCGGAACTTTCCAGAACTCAGGGTCGTCAGCATTTTCATCTTCAGACAATAGCCACCCATCAGCGTCGTCACCGTCTCCGTTTTGGATTTGGTCTTCATCTACTGTTGCTTCAGATGCATCAACAGTTTCTTCAGCTTTTAAATCAgcttcgtcttcgtcttcttctcctactCCTTCGCCATCATCTAGATATTTCTCTTCCTCcacttcgtcttcttcataaTCAATCTACAACAAAATTCCCAGTGTGAAAAAAGGTGGTTGCTTCTTCTACTTGTATAGATGGTTTATATATCAATCCTACCTTATTCCAGACTTCAATCATATTTTGAAGCTTCTCTTCAGGTACTCCAATTTGATTTAGGACATGAAGCACTGTTGAACGATGCTCCTCGAtatttggagctgttgaatCAACTACATGCTGCAGGGGTTTAATCATATCAACGCCAAGTCTTTCTGCAGTTTTCTCTTCTAAATGTAACTATggaatattattttatttatttatttagctCTTACCAGAAGTAGATCAGCTTCAACAACTTCTTCCAGAGTCGATTGAAAAGCTTTCACCAGCTGCAAAAAGGCATGagccaagaaaagaaaagtaagtGAAATATCACTTGATAAAGGATAAGTGGAATTAAAGTAGGTATACATTACCTGTATAGGCAGATCTGATATGAATCCGACAGTGTCACTAAGAAGCACAAAGTTTCTGAAAAGAAATTGACTCTTGCGATTCAGTACAAGTTCATGTGTACCAGAAAGTTATAAACATGATTCTCAACGTACAAATTAACTTACCCAGAAGGAAGATGGGCACTCTTGAGTGTAGGATCTAATGTGGCAAACAATCTGCAGAGGCCAGACCAACCATTCAAAAGTTATGACTTCAGTTTCAAATTTAACAGTTTTAAGATAGTTATGAAACCATTGAATTATACCGCTCATTGCAGTAGAGAGCAGTCTTTGTTAGTGCACTTATCAGAGTCGATTTTCCCTAACAAAAGCAGATAATTGATACTCAGAAAGTAGACTAAAACACTTGGTTTCTAGCTGAAACTTCTTCGGAGCAAAATTCAAACACTTACAGCATTTGTGTAACCAACAACAGCAATGGTTCCTGAACTCTCACCCTCTAACCCCACTCTTTTCTTACGTCCAGCACGCTGCAATAGCCGTGTTCGCTGGGCTTCTTTAATTTGGGATAACAAGCGAATCCTCCGGTCTGATATTCTGGTACATCAAGATTTTGTTTAACGCATAGATTTAATATTAGAAAAGAGAGCCATGCACTAAGTCTTTCGGTTAACCAACAATTAGACAAGACCTTCGGCGTTGAAGCTGAAGCTCAGTTTCTCCTGCACCACCTACAAAACCGCCACCGGTTCCCTTGCTTCCTGCTCTCCTGCACAACAATTTAACAACAGTTTCATCATTgtctcaaaaatcaaaagagtaAAGAGAATACACAAAGTAGTATAGATTAATCACTCACCCTCGGGCACTGACAACTTCAGCTTCTCCAAACTGCCCAAAAGTATGGCGTCCATCAGTACCACGCACTCGAACCAGTCTGCTCTTATTGTACATCAAAGCAGCTAACTCAGCCTGTGAATGGATGAACCAATCAGCTATTAATAAACCTTTCCTAGTATGTAAAAGGACAAATCTGTATTGTCACAGTACCTGTAGTTTTGCTTCCTTTGTATGCGCATGAGCATTAAATATTTCGATTATAAGACCCACACGGTCTAAGACAGGTTTTGCCCATATTCGCTGAAGAGTCATATCACATGCGAAGATACAACATTAGCTTGaacagaagagaaacaaaaactgcACAAACTTTTGGTTTTCGTGGCGTTACCTCTAAATTCCGTTGTTGGATAGCGGTCAAAATGGCGTTTACGAAAACAGCATCAACTTCTTCCTGAGCATCAAGAGATTGTTAACAGCATGATCCAACTTTTCATTACAAgcagcacaaaaaaaaaaaacaaaaaaaaagagattgataATGGTGAAATTTTTAGCTGCTTGCCTTGGAATCTTCAGCATTGAGATGGCATTTGATGTTGTCTACAGTCCCAGATCCAAAATAGGTATCTAAGAAAATCGAAACACAATTTAAACCAGTCTCTCAGGAATATCGTCGAACATATGGAAGGCATGATTCATAAAAAAACATCTAACACGAACCTACGCGAGGTTTAGACGATCTACGGACAGGGTTTTGAACAACAACATGAGAAGGCAATTCCTTGTCAAAGAAATCAGATTCAAAGTACCCATATCGTTGCTCTTCAAGCGAATTCGCGAGACAAAGCGCTTCGTTCAGCTTCGCTTGTAGATACTTTGGCGGTGCTAAACGAGGCTGTACAAGGAAGAGCTTAGGTGCGCTTGAAGGATCTTTAGGGTTTAACAAAACTGAATCTTTTGGAGTCGACTCTTCTTCTATTTCGCTTGTCTTAGGCGTATGCCGCTTCGAAGAAAATGGAGACGATGATGGCGTTTTTGACCTAAGACGGTCTCGAGCAAGAAAAGATGATGGCGTTTCCGACCTAAGACGGTTCCGAGCAAGAGACACTGTCCTCAACATTGAGATACGATTGAAACGACGATTACAAAAATGGGGGTTGTTATACAAGAAACTTGCTTGATTATCAAGGTTTATGTGATTCAGCCAAATTCCAAAACTTGTTGTTACGCTCATCcacaaatatcaaatatgaTCGTCACCGGAACAAAGCTTCTCGTTCGTCACCGGAGCAGTGACTTTGTTTGTGTGAAGACTCGATTCCATTTATATTTAGCCTTGGATCGGTTTATTTGTCGGTTTTGAGACTATAATCGAATTAAACCGGATATGTTTCGGTTTACTCATTCGGTTACACAAAATTGGCAGTGATTCAGTAATAATCTCGGTTTAATTCGGTTGAGTATAAATTCCTAACAACGGTGCCGAACTAATGTGatgaaacaaagcaaaaacatgAAACACTGTTTAATTCAGCTACAAATCTAAACATGCTTCTTTTGGAAATGTTACAATGCTTTAGCCCTACTTCTTTCACCTCTTCCCTTATACCTTTGATGATCTGtccctttcttctttccttctttattCCCTTTAGGTTTAGCTTTCTCAATCAAATCCTCCTCACCTTTCTTCTTATACATCTTAaaactcatctctctctcacttgCCATCTTCACCACCTTCTCTGTAATCTCTGCAGCGATCGTCCTATTATACAGTTTATTCAATCCTTTCATAAGTTTCGCATAAGTATTAGGTTGCGGCATCAAATCCATCTCCATCATATCAAGACAATACGAACACGCTTCCTTCACGTGACCTTTTGCGTACAAAGCATGGATCCATATTGTCCAAGCTGATACATTCAGCTCACAGGAAGAGGTTTTGTTGGATATGCAACTCCATACATCTTTCGCCATTTCGAGCTTATCATCTCTAACAAGGTTATTAAGCAATGACTTCAGCGTTCCATATTGAGGCGCAGAGAATATTCCTCGGCTTACCATTTCTTTGAAGTGATTACAGGCTTCGATTAGGAAACCTTGGCTTGTAAATCCGTTGATCATAATAACAAACGTATCAACTCCAGGGCTTAGCCCATTAGCTTCCATTTCGTTCCATAACCGAACAGCTTCTTTCACTTCCCCTAACTTACAAGCCAATCTTATCACTACATTGTAAATGAGAAGATCAGGATGACAACCTCTTCGCTTCATCTTCTCAATCAACTCCAAACACTCTTCaaattgttctttcttctcatgaGCCACCATTATCTGCATATATGTTACTTGCGACGGCATGACtcctttctttctcatatCATCTAAAACACTATAACCTT from Arabidopsis thaliana chromosome 3, partial sequence includes these protein-coding regions:
- a CDS encoding GTP-binding protein, HflX (GTP-binding protein, HflX; FUNCTIONS IN: GTP binding; LOCATED IN: intracellular, chloroplast; CONTAINS InterPro DOMAIN/s: GTP1/OBG (InterPro:IPR006073), GTP-binding protein, HflX (InterPro:IPR016496), GTP-binding protein, HSR1-related (InterPro:IPR002917); BEST Arabidopsis thaliana protein match is: GTP-binding protein, HflX (TAIR:AT5G57960.1); Has 11258 Blast hits to 11241 proteins in 2608 species: Archae - 167; Bacteria - 7727; Metazoa - 332; Fungi - 38; Plants - 97; Viruses - 17; Other Eukaryotes - 2880 (source: NCBI BLink).), producing the protein MSVTTSFGIWLNHINLDNQASFLYNNPHFCNRRFNRISMLRTVSLARNRLRSETPSSFLARDRLRSKTPSSSPFSSKRHTPKTSEIEEESTPKDSVLLNPKDPSSAPKLFLVQPRLAPPKYLQAKLNEALCLANSLEEQRYGYFESDFFDKELPSHVVVQNPVRRSSKPRVDTYFGSGTVDNIKCHLNAEDSKEEVDAVFVNAILTAIQQRNLERIWAKPVLDRVGLIIEIFNAHAHTKEAKLQAELAALMYNKSRLVRVRGTDGRHTFGQFGEAEVVSARGRAGSKGTGGGFVGGAGETELQLQRRRISDRRIRLLSQIKEAQRTRLLQRAGRKKRVGLEGESSGTIAVVGYTNAGKSTLISALTKTALYCNERLFATLDPTLKSAHLPSGNFVLLSDTVGFISDLPIQLVKAFQSTLEEVVEADLLLHVVDSTAPNIEEHRSTVLHVLNQIGVPEEKLQNMIEVWNKIDYEEDEVEEEKYLDDGEGVGEEDEDEADLKAEETVDASEATVDEDQIQNGDGDDADGWLLSEDENADDPEFWKVPEVAKVDAANKKGPDVRVSALTGVGLKELLYLIDDKMKEKKLKSPTIVERSELHKRKWRPPRNDDEEERLIPLDQR